A single region of the Eremothecium gossypii ATCC 10895 chromosome V, complete sequence genome encodes:
- the TPO5 gene encoding Tpo5p (Syntenic homolog of Saccharomyces cerevisiae YKL174C (TPO5)): MVAAGYSALPQAIKERMHTLPSRLSTNFGGILGRDDEPVEVEHFQYEQKLDRTLLSRRSVIGLGFGLMSPVLGMSTTLGIGLVHGGPPTILGAFALCGLMSWLTALAIGEVVSKYPIELHGSVALLAPERYRLVAAYYTGCLILLGNWVMNASIQYAGAQLIISLIAISGDLVSEENLAIWTVAVYFLSITVTGVINAKFASFLEPINTVCIYWILYAVVFIDVLLILFHKGSFRPFLSAFSNFDNRLSGYESMLLSFLVGGLQQSNFTLQGFSMLPALSDETQEPEKDIPKGMSQAVLVSTVCGVIYLVPLLLVMPSPEEVMSDSRVMEIVLLFTKSTRSNIVSYLQVMLILGNLLFSGIGSITTSSRAVYSISRDHAIPYYELWSYVSPGSQSQVPKYAVYLSMGASYLFGILPLISGTAYNSFIGASVMCLCSASGLAVICVMLNGRRGVKGAAVKIRCRLGWPVSIVVLLWLLLVMFCMCMPVTLPVTFSSMNYTSCIFAVFLVGIGALYNLWGRYHFKIPQIYENIPLTSRGTTVSPLMLDSPSKAEDTFLTQNSLTTVVGEGSAGPSHC; the protein is encoded by the coding sequence ATGGTAGCCGCAGGATATTCGGCGCTTCCGCAGGCGATCAAGGAGCGGATGCACACGCTTCCTAGCAGACTATCGACAAACTTCGGCGGGATATTGGGCCGCGACGACGAGCCAGTGGAGGTGGAGCACTTCCAGTACGAGCAGAAGCTCGACCGGACGCTGTTGAGCAGGCGATCTGTGATCGGGCTTGGGTTTGGATTGATGAGCCCGGTGCTCGGCATGAGTACGACGTTGGGAATTGGGCTTGTGCACGGTGGCCCGCCGACGATCCTCGGGGCGTTTGCGCTCTGCGGGCTCATGAGCTGGCTAACCGCGCTCGCGATTGGCGAGGTGGTGTCGAAGTACCCGATTGAATTGCACGGCAGCGTTGCGTTGTTGGCGCCGGAGCGGTACCGGTTGGTGGCCGCGTACTACACGGGCTGCTTGATTTTGCTGGGGAACTGGGTCATGAACGCGAGCATCCAGTACGCGGGCGCACAGCTAATCATCTCGCTTATTGCGATATCGGGCGATCTGGTGTCGGAGGAGAACCTCGCGATATGGACGGTTGCCGTGTACTTTCTGTCCATAACGGTAACGGGGGTGATAAATGCGAAGTTTGCGAGCTTTCTTGAGCCCATCAACACGGTGTGCATATATTGGATTCTCTATGCGGTGGTGTTCATCGACGTTTTACTTATCCTGTTTCACAAGGGCTCGTTCAGGCCCTTCCTGTCAGCCTTCTCGAACTTTGACAACCGGCTATCTGGCTACGAAAGCATGCTGCTGTCTTTTCTCGTCGGCGGGCTACAGCAGTCCAATTTCACGTTGCAGGGCTTCAGCATGTTGCCTGCGCTATCCGACGAGACGCAGGAGCCCGAGAAGGATATTCCCAAGGGCATGTCCCAGGCGGTGCTTGTTTCGACCGTTTGCGGTGTCATCTACTTAGTGCCGCTCTTGCTGGTGATGCCGTCGCCGGAAGAGGTGATGAGCGATTCGCGAGTCATGGAAATAGTGCTGCTCTTCACCAAGTCTACGCGCTCGAACATAGTGTCTTATTTGCAAGTGATGCTCATTCTCGGAAACCTCTTATTTTCTGGCATTGGCTCCATTACCACTTCCTCCCGTGCAGTGTATAGCATCAGCAGAGACCATGCTATACCATATTATGAATTGTGGTCGTACGTGTCGCCCGGATCTCAGTCTCAGGTCCCGAAGTATGCGGTCTACTTGAGCATGGGTGCTTCCTATCTATTTGGCATTCTTCCGTTAATATCGGGTACGGCGTACAATTCGTTCATAGGTGCCTCCGTCATGTGTTTGTGCTCAGCTTCCGGGCTAGCCGTCATTTGCGTAATGCTAAACGGGAGACGTGGTGTGAAGGGTGCTGCCGTGAAGATACGGTGCCGGCTGGGTTGGCCTGTGAGCATCGTGGTTCTCCTATGGCTACTATTGGTTATGTTCTGCATGTGCATGCCGGTAACTCTCCCGGTGACCTTCTCCTCGATGAACTACACGAGCTGCATCTTTGCCGTCTTCTTGGTAGGCATTGGCGCGCTCTACAACTTATGGGGAAGGTACCATTTCAAGATCCCGCAGATATATGAGAATATCCCGCTCACCTCACGTGGCACTACGGTGTCACCACTCATGCTTGACTCCCCGTCCAAGGCAGAAGACACATTCCTCACGCAGAATTCATTAACGACCGTGGTTGGAGAAGGCTCTGCGGGCCCCAGCCACTGTTAA
- the STE3 gene encoding Ste3p (Syntenic homolog of Saccharomyces cerevisiae YKL178C (STE3)), translating into MSTDHAWTIIALASLAVLLLLPPLVWHSGTRNTPGIILIVWLLIMDIKCIVDAAIWGGTDFASRWAGYGWCDLMIRLQAGANVGISCAVSNIAFNLRRILKADAALPNAGSYKKVVVDLSFCIVSPLVVMGLTFLAQAFRFAIFRYSGCQVALSPTWVTAVCYTLWILIWSMVGFVYAILLLLVFYRRRKDVRDILHCTNSGLNLARFARLLIFCLVIILVMFPFSVFSFVEDLRNVEGGYIFIFKANREMWNQIPHLDPGSPLYSIWLYILMSYLVFLIFGLGSDALSMYAGIARAIGFGAVMDRWNSHVNRNSDKHTDRITRQFLHRHGYDEFHSKPCADSAAARTDKSMPSTPTNFVVDYALPQDLKREERRRRQAYNNGNIYFDDSALGMGRYGDCQLDLESGIDLSPMTAISFSRELNGSMKDTAASVSICSDDTKAEVFPPQHSHRGRN; encoded by the coding sequence ATGTCGACGGATCACGCTTGGACTATAATAGCGCTGGCATCACTTGCAGTGCTCCTGCTGCTTCCACCGCTGGTGTGGCACTCTGGCACGCGGAACACACCCGGAATAATTCTGATTGTATGGTTGTTAATCATGGACATCAAGTGCATCGTAGATGCCGCGATATGGGGCGGGACGGATTTTGCGAGCCGGTGGGCCGGTTATGGGTGGTGCGACCTGATGATTAGGCTGCAGGCAGGCGCAAATGTTGGCATTTCCTGTGCCGTGTCGAATATTGCATTTAATCTGCGCCGCATCCTGAAAGCTGATGCCGCGCTGCCCAATGCGGGCTCATACAAAAAGGTGGTGGTGGATCTGAGCTTCTGTATCGTCAGCCCATTGGTCGTGATGGGGTTGACGTTTTTGGCGCAGGCGTTTCGCTTTGCAATCTTCCGGTACAGTGGCTGCCAAGTCGCGCTGTCGCCAACGTGGGTGACTGCAGTGTGCTACACGCTCTGGATCCTGATCTGGTCCATGGTTGGATTTGTGTACGCGATACTGCTGCTCTTGGTGTTTTATCGGAGGCGGAAAGACGTGCGCGACATCCTACATTGTACGAATTCCGGGTTGAACTTGGCGCGCTTTGCCAGGTTACTGATCTTTTGCCTAGTAATCATCCTCGTTATGTTTCCTTTCTCAGTATTTTCGTTTGTGGAGGACCTTCGTAACGTGGAAGGTGGCTATATCTTCATATTCAAGGCGAATAGAGAGATGTGGAACCAAATCCCCCACCTGGACCCAGGCTCGCCATTGTACAGCATATGGCTTTACATACTCATGTCGTACCTGGTGTTTCTGATCTTCGGACTTGGTTCGGATGCTCTCTCAATGTATGCCGGGATAGCCAGGGCAATTGGATTTGGAGCTGTCATGGATAGGTGGAATTCACATGTAAACCGTAACTCCGACAAACATACCGACAGAATTACACGCCAGTTCCTTCATCGCCACGGTTATGATGAATTCCACAGCAAGCCCTGCGCTGattcagcagcagctcgtaCGGACAAATCAATGCCTAGCACGCCAACGAATTTCGTTGTGGACTACGCCTTGCCGCAGGATCTCAAGCGCGAAGAAAGACGTAGGCGACAGGCTTATAATAATGGTAACATCTACTTCGACGATTCGGCGCTGGGAATGGGCCGCTATGGTGACTGTCAGCTTGATCTTGAAAGTGGAATTGACTTGTCACCCATGACTGCGATATCCTTCTCACGTGAATTGAACGGCTCAATGAAAGATACAGCTGCTTCAGTCAGCATATGCAGCGATGACACAAAGGCCGAGGTATTCCCACCACAGCACAGCCATCGTGGACGCAATTAG
- the ASG7 gene encoding Asg7p (Syntenic homolog of Saccharomyces cerevisiae YJL170C (ASG7)), whose product MNQDKFPGDPCGDEAQPCLCYCAGCCNIQAYRVYFVRLFITGFVLPVCWLLNILLYLYVCWWIPHDIIFPGVKADSSLQDPEKSADFTGAAKAALDRPSSEEPWDTSTVRDTLPADDTSRISPENAGQAHLKAIAASTIECHYRCRRIYLKWLARSLICIVGYAAAAIALVAVLSSQKAAAAAGNTLLTSP is encoded by the coding sequence ATGAACCAGGACAAATTCCCTGGAGACCCGTGTGGTGACGAAGCGCAGCCCTGCCTCTGCTACTGTGCTGGCTGCTGCAATATACAGGCCTACCGGGTGTATTTTGTCAGACTATTTATCACGGGGTTCGTGTTACCAGTATGCTGGCTGCTGAATATTCTGTTGTATCTTTATGTCTGTTGGTGGATTCCGCACGACATTATCTTTCCGGGAGTTAAGGCAGACAGCAGTCTGCAGGACCCGGAGAAGTCCGCTGATTTTACAGGAGCTGCAAAGGCGGCCCTTGATCGGCCCAGCAGCGAGGAGCCCTGGGACACGAGCACGGTAAGGGATACGTTGCCGGCCGATGACACCAGCCGCATTTCTCCGGAAAACGCCGGGCAGGCGCATCTGAAGGCCATAGCAGCATCCACCATTGAGTGCCACTACCGCTGCAGGCGGATATACCTCAAGTGGCTTGCGCGATCGCTAATCTGCATCGTGGGCTACGCCGCGGCGGCAATCGCGCTGGTCGCCGTGCTCTCTTCTCAgaaggcggcggccgcagcTGGAAATACGTTGCTCACATCGCCATAG
- the ZRT3 gene encoding Zn(2+) transporter ZRT3 (Syntenic homolog of Saccharomyces cerevisiae YKL175W (ZRT3)): MYNVGGFEVARWAVFTTLSAALCVIGGIMVPVVARLCSSQRDVNSRVLNYGLSLSAGAMMCSSMYTMLPRAKGRAVTEFLGFLGGVGASFVVNELVHRYTSQSLLHCAHEGGEAGPSTGQGEGLGPSEERALAVRQSLRQYGSTTCIPLARTATVNSLAPTCGSEHKQTVVCLESNIGYDLENLATYREQYRAGLPSNAGETACAGEDEEHAAAERHLHVLATPFSKLLSIGIQTCVAITLHKFPEGFIIFFTNGEDMEDSRLGLSVFLGLAVHNFIEGFTMTLPLYTALDTKWLAVLLTAALSVGTQPVGALFGYFVFKHTDKHDVQLDMTLLLSITAGFLFVLALQMFQTAVAFSDTHHHHEDDDGKLIKSEHSSGTSCLKWCCLGVLLVLGSNTFAS; the protein is encoded by the coding sequence ATGTACAATGTTGGAGGATTCGAAGTCGCGCGCTGGGCGGTGTTCACGACGCTCTCGGCAGCACTCTGCGTGATCGGGGGGATCATGGTGCCGGTGGTAGCGCGTTTGTGCTCGTCGCAGCGGGACGTGAACTCGCGGGTGTTGAACTATGGATTGTCGTTGAGCGCGGGGGCGATGATGTGCAGCAGCATGTACACGATGCTGCCGCGGGCCAAGGGCCGGGCGGTGACAGAGTTCCTCGGGTTCCTGGGCGGGGTGGGCGCGAGCTTCGTGGTGAACGAGCTGGTGCACCGGTACACGAGCCAGAGCCTGCTGCACTGCGCGCACGAGGGCGGGGAGGCAGGGCCGTCTACAGGGCAGGGCGAGGGGCTGGGGCCGTCGGAGGAGCGGGCGCTGGCGGTGCGGCAGTCGCTGCGGCAGTACGGGAGCACGACGTGCATCCCGCTGGCGCGGACGGCCACGGTGAACTCGCTGGCGCCGACGTGCGGGAGCGAACACAAGCAGACGGTGGTGTGTCTGGAGAGCAACATCGGGTACGACCTGGAGAACCTGGCGACGTACCGGGAGCAGTACCGGGCGGGGCTGCCGAGCAACGCGGGCGAGACAGCTTGCGCGGGTGAGGACGAAGAGCACGCGGCTGCGGAGCGGCACCTGCATGTGCTGGCGACGCCCTTCTCGAAGCTCCTGTCGATAGGGATCCAGACGTGTGTTGCGATCACGCTGCACAAGTTCCCGGAGGGCTTCATCATATTCTTCACCAACGGCGAGGACATGGAGGACAGCCGGCTCGGCCTGTCGGTGTTCCTGGGGCTCGCAGTGCATAACTTCATTGAGGGGTTCACGATGACGCTCCCGTTGTACACCGCGCTGGACACGAAGTGGCTCGCGGTGCTGCTCACGGCCGCGCTCTCTGTGGGCACGCAGCCGGTTGGCGCCCTCTTCGGGTATTTTGTGTTCAAGCATACGGACAAGCACGATGTGCAGCTCGACATGACGTTGCTGCTGAGCATCACGGCCGGCTTTCTATTCGTGCTGGCGCTACAGATGTTTCAGACTGCGGTTGCGTTCAGCGACACTCACCACCACCACGAGGATGACGACGGGAAATTGATAAAGAGCGAGCATAGCTCCGGGACCAGCTGCCTCAAGTGGTGCTGTCTCGGTGTGCTCCTAGTTCTTGGGAGCAATACCTTTGCTAGCTAG
- the SET2 gene encoding histone methyltransferase SET2 (Syntenic homolog of Saccharomyces cerevisiae YJL168C (SET2)), whose protein sequence is MSRSSSPSVSLPLPSSATLFLDREDKTEEALGTFIELEQCTYTHKRLGDSRSNEFMECDCFEDYKDEQNHACDENSDCINRLTLIECVNDLCTSCGDDCQNQRFQKKEYADIAVFQTEKKGYGVRAERDIEANEFIYEYIGEVISEADFRDRMVDYDMRGFKHFYFMMLQAGEFIDATERGCLARFCNHSCNPNAYVSKWDVAGKLKMGIFAHRKILKGEEITFDYNVDRYGATAQPCYCDEPNCIGFLGGKTQTDAASLLPQNYADALGVRPSVEKKWVKMRKALGEEIDKSGSSNINIEFVESLELEPCVQYSDVNKVMSVLLQIDDKFICSKLLERILLTSDETMRYQIIKLHGYKCFSKLLGLFETDENTQHRILQYLSDLPKTTKNGIVSSQIDKKVESLLQKEALKEDASALLERWNTYETYQRIAKKDFTKTSNGLNKVTDFRRVRLPLGWEIIHENGRPMYYNAQRQIKRVDPPSDTHLQRPARTTPPQRYNGGFYDRTTKRPLDPESFEKRKRQRLEWEQQELAKKKQEEVRHLKEKLEVEKQKKSELEQIIEDANKQQEQQRLERLQKEKETAERRERRRQTHSASRIEHKWNKFFAQIVPNLIKSYATSMDRARIKECARDIVKILSSKELKKDATKVPPAEVTKEKRKKVNEFCKSYMDKLLAKMHEKAVSK, encoded by the coding sequence ATGTCAAGATCTTCATCGCCGTCTGTAAGTCTGCCACTTCCCAGCAGCGCAACCTTGTTTCTGGACAGGGAGGACAAGACAGAGGAGGCTCTGGGGACATTTATAGAATTGGAACAATGCACATACACTCACAAACGCCTGGGGGATTCCCGGAGTAACGAGTTCATGGAATGTGACTGTTTCGAAGATTACAAAGACGAGCAGAATCATGCATGCGATGAAAATTCAGACTGTATCAACCGGCTGACACTGATCGAGTGTGTGAATGACCTATGCACTTCGTGCGGGGACGACTGTCAAAACCAGCGGTTTCAAAAGAAGGAATACGCGGATATTGCAGTCTTCCAGACAGAAAAGAAGGGTTACGGCGTGCGGGCCGAGCGGGATATCGAAGCAAATGAATTCATCTACGAGTATATTGGCGAGGTCATATCCGAAGCTGACTTCCGGGACCGTATGGTAGACTATGATATGCGGGGGTTCAAGCATTTCTACTTTATGATGCTGCAGGCAGGGGAGTTCATCGATGCCACAGAGAGGGGGTGTCTGGCGCGCTTCTGTAATCACTCGTGCAATCCCAACGCGTACGTGAGCAAGTGGGATGTTGCCGGCAAGCTGAAAATGGGTATATTTGCACATCGGAAGATTCTGAAGGGCGAGGAAATAACGTTCGACTACAACGTAGATAGATACGGTGCCACTGCGCAACCATGCTACTGCGATGAGCCAAATTGTATTGGCTTTCTCGGGGGTAAGACGCAGACAGATGCCGCATCGCTGTTGCCACAGAATTATGCAGACGCCCTGGGGGTGAGGCCGTCAGTGGAGAAGAAGTGGGTCAAAATGAGGAAAGCACTTGGGGAAGAGATCGATAAGAGCGGTTCCAGCAATATCAATATAGAATTTGTGGAGTCGCTAGAATTGGAACCGTGCGTACAATACAGTGATGTAAACAAGGTGATGAGTGTGCTGTTGCAGATAGACGACAAATTTATATGCTCAAAGCTGCTGGAAAGGATATTGCTGACATCGGATGAGACAATGCGCTACCAGATCATCAAGCTGCATGGATATAAATGTTTTAGCAAGCTGCTAGGGTTATTCGAAACGGATGAAAACACGCAGCACAGAATCCTGCAATATCTTTCTGACCTTCCGAAAACCACTAAGAATGGCATCGTTTCGTCCCAGATAGACAAAAAAGTCGAGTCTTTGCTCCAGAAGGAAGCTCTTAAGGAAGACGCGAGTGCGCTCCTGGAGCGGTGGAATACTTACGAGACGTACCAGAGGATAGCTAAAAAAGACTTTACCAAGACCAGTAATGGCCTGAACAAGGTAACCGACTTTAGGAGGGTCAGGCTGCCTCTTGGATGGGAAATAATCCACGAAAACGGGAGACCAATGTATTATAACGCTCAGCGCCAGATTAAGCGCGTAGACCCACCGTCTGACACGCACCTGCAACGGCCAGCTCGGACCACTCCTCCTCAGCGGTATAACGGCGGTTTCTACGATCGTACCACTAAGCGGCCTTTAGATCCGGAATCTTTCGAGAAGCGGAAGCGCCAGCGATTGGAGTgggagcagcaggagctggcTAAGAAAAAACAGGAAGAGGTGCGCCACCTCAAGGAGAAACTCGAGGTCGAAAAGCAGAAGAAGTCCGAGTTGGAACAGATCATCGAGGATGCAAACAAACAGCAGGAGCAGCAACGTCTCGAACGCCTACAGAAGGAAAAGGAAACAGCAGAGCGGCGCGAGCGACGCAGGCAGACCCACTCGGCAAGCCGCATCGAGCACAAGTGGAACAAGTTTTTTGCCCAGATTGTGCCCAATCTAATCAAGTCGTATGCCACCAGTATGGACCGTGCTCGCATAAAAGAATGTGCGAGAGATATAGTCAAGATATTGTCAAGCAAAGAACTGAAGAAGGATGCGACCAAGGTACCGCCAGCGGAAGTCACAAAAGAAAAGCGCAAAAAGGTTAATGAGTTCTGCAAGAGCTACATGGATAAGCTGCTCGCAAAAATGCATGAAAAGGCGGTATCCAAGTAG
- the LST4 gene encoding Lst4p (Syntenic homolog of Saccharomyces cerevisiae YKL176C (LST4)), with protein MLGRLLRTNSFIDLLGSFPNGKDDGKGPQPHHEATPPPSSMHMPDELRTLLYGCRKVEGEGRGGEGRGSGTFRLVVAQELGQMMSRDNYQVVLDCGGTRAAVGSGGAEMPLSELKEYIFGSPVRLSDRCRSDKLKLSRGARVIVVTRIFYTGYAGNARRLAVCCCIPEQFLTVVTECWSQVSAWFDEVQDVLMPLLEAEPLLPKDLRVSAPAQVDVLLHKFYRHLILPLHGLLETHRLFLYPADSLDFVTAWFREVFNWLEVKDGHRLKFLPALLGKLRHDAAAELLHNRSSRIVVMSGNVTVANKLIFILSAFLRPRYSGQVHYVDDGLAARNVELKEAPADPKYSSTITSKGWEIPRKRSRSSVLSKSSDETSFAHVFLPSSLRSTNSLQYISSSLNSQYGSYGSWFKKTIPLGHSPRINESPDNTFMHHHTNSTSSLQQQQAGTCASGNNASSVTTSTTPNTNRWSQGSPSISEYEEYPWLGYGTAPSGAPSKSRIQKVNMPRNSNRVHDKKLLHERFVSICGDVQEVDFHTSPATESYGAILEVPILEELSFPSQELLPRYSSYLPTLDPAFQVQACPITSNTERRLVDCMKQDLHNAEYSRTLLISLRSREIKEITITKDPSTKTIVQRTKKIFLNGKPGHVSQKLHEEIHFVDNHLTATWKKWEDPVESEDKTKLFITSFHELMK; from the coding sequence ATGTTGGGCAGGCTACTTCGCACTAACTCGTTCATCGACCTGCTGGGGTCCTTCCCTAACGGCAAAGACGACGGAAAGGGGCCTCAGCCTCACCACGAGGCtacgccgccgccgtcgtcGATGCACATGCCAGACGAGCTCCGGACGCTGCTCTATGGGTGCAGGAAGGTAGAGGGGGAAGGGCGAGGCGGAGAGgggcgcggcagcgggaCGTTCCGGCTGGTGGTGGCGCAGGAGCTGGGGCAGATGATGAGCCGGGACAACTACCAGGTGGTACTGGACTGCGGGGGGACGCGGGCCGCGGTCGGGAGCGGGGGGGCGGAGATGCCGCTGTCGGAACTGAAGGAGTACATATTCGGGTCGCCGGTGCGGCTCAGTGACCGGTGCCGGAGCGACAAGCTGAAGCTGAGCCGGGGCGCGCGCGTGATTGTGGTGACGCGGATATTCTACACGGGGTACGCGGGGAAcgcgcggcggctggcggTGTGCTGCTGCATTCCGGAGCAATTCCTGACGGTGGTAACCGAGTGCTGGTCGCAGGTTAGCGCGTGGTTCGACGAGGTGCAGGACGTGCTGatgccgctgctggaggcggagccgctgctgccaaAAGACCTGCGGGTCagcgcgccggcgcaggtGGACGTGTTGCTGCACAAGTTCTACCGGCACCTGATTCTGCCTCTGCACGGGTTGCTGGAGACACACAGGCTGTTTTTGTACCCCGCGGACTCGCTGGACTTTGTGACTGCGTGGTTCCGCGAGGTGTTCAACTGGCTGGAGGTGAAGGACGGCCATCGGCTGAAGTTCCTGCCTGCGCTGCTTGGCAAGCTCCGACACGACGCTGccgcggagctgctgcacaACCGCAGCTCGCGCATTGTGGTCATGTCGGGCAACGTGACGGTGGCGAACAAGCTCATCTTCATACTGTCGGCCTTTCTTCGCCCGCGCTACTCAGGCCAGGTGCACTACGTGGACGACGGGTTGGCCGCACGCAACGTAGAGCTGAAGGAGGCGCCGGCGGACCCGAAGTACTCCAGCACCATCACCAGCAAGGGCTGGGAGATCCCGCGGAAGCGTTCCCGGTCGAGCGTGCTGAGCAAGTCATCCGACGAGACGTCCTTTGCGCACGTTTTCCTGCCCTCCTCACTACGCAGCACCAACTCGCTACAGTACATTTCCTCGTCACTGAACTCCCAGTACGGCAGCTACGGCTCCTGGTTCAAGAAGACGATCCCACTGGGCCACTCACCACGCATCAACGAATCTCCAGACAACACATTCATGCACCACCACACCAACAGCACGTCctcgctgcagcagcagcaggctgGCACATGTGCATCTGGCAACAATGCGTCGTCTGTAACCACTTCCACAACGCCCAATACCAACCGGTGGTCGCAGGGCTCGCCTTCAATAAGCGAATATGAGGAATACCCTTGGCTAGGGTACGGAACGGCCCCTTCGGGCGCGCCCTCGAAGTCCAGAATCCAAAAAGTCAACATGCCCAGAAATAGTAATAGAGTTCACGATAAAAAGCTCCTACACGAGAGGTTTGTCAGTATATGCGGCGACGTCCAGGAAGTTGACTTCCATACGTCCCCAGCTACCGAGTCGTACGGCGCAATCCTTGAGGTGCCTATTCTCGAGGAGCTCTCATTCCCCTCGCAGGAACTGCTACCACGCTATTCTTCGTACCTACCCACCCTGGACCCGGCCTTTCAGGTCCAGGCCTGTCCGATTACATCTAATACAGAGCGCAGGCTTGTGGATTGCATGAAGCAGGATCTTCATAACGCCGAATACTCTCGTACTCTGCTCATCTCCCTCCGCTCGCGTGAAATCAAGGAAATCACCATCACAAAGGATCCAAGTACGAAAACGATAGTTCAGCGTACAAAAAAGATATTCCTCAACGGAAAGCCAGGTCATGTGTCCCAGAAGCTACATGAAGAGATTCATTTTGTAGATAACCATTTAACCGCCACCTGGAAGAAATGGGAAGATCCTGTGGAATCCGAGGATAAAACTAAACTATTCATCACGTCCTTTCACGAATTAATGAAATAG
- the TOH1 gene encoding Toh1p (Syntenic homolog of Saccharomyces cerevisiae YJL171C): MVYVQIAIAWHFISSSIALAHEAAHLSAPQIIPQLSREYHSIDFLNVGFTGSYSPVSTLKAVESKQCRCETGPRVWFSGATAPIDEPLSVHFRGPLKLHRFAYYTSEHFVLDQQASGSWQRGAYFDAASRTRQNAVFLTRAGAHSECLGKALTYAAEDGVSRSDRPATLSKHASLSSDQEFAIFADDPCPESGIGNACGVYRKGIPAYHGFAGATKMFLFEFEMPAETLAPHPKFEFYDLPAIWLLNARIPRTAQYPNNADCSCWASGCGEFDVFEAMNATESYHLYSAFHTFQGIDDVGSGIQPPAFFERRPRGVMRGGVIFDSVGHVRVFMSDAVSFERNISSAKLASMMYRLQLSTPYKLVLPNVTAVRPILEMTSNAIHLLHKAGMTGYVVLTLASLVYLII; the protein is encoded by the coding sequence ATGGTCTACGTACAAATAGCCATAGCATGGCACTTCATATCTTCGAGCATAGCGCTCGCGCACGAAGCGGCTCACCTGTCAGCGCCGCAGATAATACCACAGCTGAGCCGCGAATACCACTCGATCGACTTCCTCAATGTGGGGTTCACAGGCTCGTACAGTCCCGTCAGCACGTTGAAGGCGGTGGAGTCGAAGCAGTGCAGGTGCGAAACTGGGCCGCGGGTATGGTTCAGCGGCGCCACGGCGCCGATCGATGAGCCATTGTCAGTACACTTCCGCGGGCCACTCAAACTACACCGATTTGCATACTACACATCAGAGCATTTTGTGCTCGACCAACAGGCGTCCGGCAGCTGGCAGCGGGGGGCATACTTCGACGCGGCAAGCAGGACGAGGCAGAACGCGGTGTTCCTCACGCGGGCTGGCGCGCACTCCGAGTGTCTCGGGAAGGCGTTGACGTATGCCGCCGAGGACGGTGTCAGCAGGTCGGACCGCCCGGCAACGCTCTCGAAGCACGCATCCTTAAGCTCGGACCAGGAGTTTGCCATTTTCGCGGACGACCCGTGCCCGGAGTCTGGCATCGGAAATGCGTGCGGGGTGTACCGGAAGGGCATCCCCGCGTACCACGGGTTCGCTGGGGCCACGAAGATGTTTCTCTTTGAGTTTGAGATGCCAGCGGAGACGCTTGCCCCCCACCCCAAGTTCGAATTTTACGATCTACCGGCCATATGGCTGTTGAACGCGCGCATCCCCAGAACCGCCCAATACCCTAACAACGCAGACTGCTCCTGCTGGGCAagcggctgcggcgagTTCGATGTTTTCGAGGCCATGAATGCCACCGAATCCTACCACCTCTACTCCGCCTTCCATACCTTCCAAGGAATTGATGACGTGGGATCTGGCATTCAGCCCCCCGCCTTCTTCGAacggcggccgcgcggcgtCATGCGTGGTGGCGTGATCTTCGACTCGGTGGGTCACGTGCGCGTATTTATGTCCGACGCAGTGTCATTCGAGAGGAACATCTCGTCTGCAAAGCTTGCATCTATGATGTACCGCCTCCAGTTGTCCACGCCATATAAGCTGGTTCTTCCCAACGTGACGGCAGTCAGACCTATCCTCGAAATGACCTCCAATGCCATTCACTTACTCCACAAGGCAGGTATGACCGGTTATGTGGTTCTAACGTTAGCATCACTTGTATACCTAATAATATAG